One part of the Natronorubrum sediminis genome encodes these proteins:
- a CDS encoding amino acid permease: MTGADEELAKDLGLFSALAIGIGTMVGAGIFILPGEAAQEAGPIVVLSFVIGGMIALVNAFSVSELGTAMPKAGGAYYYINRALGPLFGSISGVGDWIGLAFASAFYCIGFGGYLATLLDGVVVPVPGVGELALLPTIALGPLVLTEIQIGALLAGIAFVGINYIGAKETGSIQTAIVTLLLAILTVFAFVGFFSFDWGTVTTDGTLAPLGYGEVLPGTALVFVSYLGYAKIATIGEELENPGRNLPIAIIGSVVIVMIIYSILVALMIGIIPYDAISEETPMSDVAGVIFENNLGVIGVTSITLAALLATASSANASILASARINFAMGRDKIVTDWLNEIHPRFATPYRSIAVTGGMILVFIILLGENLEVLSKAASALHLIVYALINAALIVFREADVPDYDPDFRVPFYPITPILGIVLSLGLIGFMDMIEVALSLLFVVAALIWYGIYARHETDREGVLSNYILSRTEEMPDVAVSAANVAKPKAENEHTVVVPVSNPRTESHLLSLASVVAKANDGVVEAVHIVEVPDQTPLVEGSEHVQRIDDESQRLMENVRESTETLDVPVEVRTVASHRSFEEVFDVARREHADTVVMGWGPDRPWSAGRAERPLDELTHDLPCDFLVLNDRGLETDRVLVPTAGGPDSVLSAEIAGYLREQFDSEITLLHVVDEKSQAEGEAFLTEWATEHGLEDATIRVDTSGNVEDAIATAARDHSLIILGATGRGLLSRLIRGSLAYSVVNEVESSVLLAERPTERSFWDRLIGSRSDDD; this comes from the coding sequence ATGACTGGGGCTGACGAGGAACTTGCGAAAGACCTAGGCTTGTTTTCCGCGCTCGCGATTGGAATCGGGACGATGGTCGGTGCGGGAATTTTCATCCTCCCGGGTGAGGCCGCTCAGGAGGCGGGTCCGATCGTCGTCCTCTCGTTCGTCATCGGCGGAATGATCGCCCTCGTAAACGCCTTCTCGGTGAGCGAACTGGGGACGGCGATGCCCAAAGCCGGCGGCGCGTACTACTACATCAATCGCGCGCTCGGGCCGCTCTTTGGCTCCATCTCCGGCGTCGGCGACTGGATCGGCCTCGCCTTCGCGAGTGCCTTTTACTGCATCGGGTTCGGTGGCTACCTCGCGACGCTGTTAGACGGCGTCGTGGTTCCGGTTCCCGGCGTCGGCGAACTCGCCCTCCTTCCGACCATCGCGTTGGGGCCCCTCGTCCTGACCGAGATCCAGATCGGAGCGCTCCTCGCCGGAATCGCGTTCGTCGGCATCAACTACATCGGCGCGAAGGAGACGGGGAGCATCCAGACAGCCATCGTCACGCTGCTCCTCGCGATCCTCACCGTCTTCGCGTTCGTCGGTTTCTTTTCCTTCGACTGGGGAACCGTGACGACCGACGGCACCCTCGCCCCGCTCGGCTACGGCGAAGTGTTGCCCGGTACCGCCCTCGTATTCGTCTCCTACCTCGGCTACGCGAAGATTGCGACCATCGGCGAGGAACTCGAGAATCCCGGCAGAAACCTTCCCATCGCGATCATCGGCAGCGTCGTCATCGTGATGATCATCTACTCGATTCTCGTCGCGTTGATGATCGGGATCATCCCCTACGACGCGATCAGCGAGGAGACACCGATGTCCGACGTGGCAGGAGTCATCTTCGAGAACAACCTCGGCGTCATCGGCGTCACCTCGATCACGCTCGCTGCACTGTTAGCCACGGCCTCGAGTGCGAACGCGTCGATTCTCGCCTCCGCGCGGATCAACTTCGCGATGGGCCGAGACAAGATCGTCACCGACTGGCTCAACGAGATCCACCCGCGCTTCGCGACGCCGTATCGCTCGATCGCCGTCACCGGCGGGATGATCCTCGTCTTCATCATCTTGCTCGGCGAGAACCTCGAGGTGCTCTCGAAAGCCGCCAGCGCGTTACACCTCATCGTGTACGCGCTCATCAACGCCGCGTTGATCGTCTTTCGCGAGGCGGACGTGCCCGACTACGATCCGGACTTCAGGGTCCCGTTCTACCCGATTACGCCGATCCTCGGAATCGTCCTGTCGCTCGGCCTCATCGGGTTCATGGACATGATCGAGGTCGCGTTGAGCCTCCTGTTCGTCGTCGCTGCACTCATCTGGTACGGCATCTACGCCCGTCACGAGACCGACCGCGAGGGCGTCCTGAGCAACTACATCCTCTCTCGCACCGAGGAGATGCCAGACGTCGCCGTTTCGGCCGCGAACGTCGCCAAACCGAAAGCTGAGAACGAACACACCGTCGTCGTTCCAGTTTCGAACCCGCGAACGGAATCCCATCTCCTCTCGCTGGCGAGCGTGGTCGCCAAGGCCAACGACGGCGTCGTCGAAGCCGTCCACATCGTCGAGGTGCCCGATCAGACGCCACTCGTCGAAGGTTCCGAACACGTCCAGCGAATCGACGACGAGTCACAGCGCCTGATGGAGAACGTCCGCGAGAGTACGGAAACCCTCGACGTGCCGGTCGAGGTTCGAACGGTCGCGTCCCACCGCTCGTTCGAAGAAGTGTTCGACGTCGCCCGCCGCGAACACGCTGATACCGTCGTCATGGGCTGGGGGCCAGATCGGCCGTGGAGTGCCGGGCGCGCCGAACGGCCACTCGACGAGTTGACCCACGACCTCCCGTGTGACTTCCTCGTCCTGAACGACCGCGGCCTCGAGACTGATCGCGTCCTGGTTCCAACCGCTGGCGGTCCGGACTCCGTCCTCAGCGCCGAAATCGCGGGCTACCTCCGCGAGCAATTCGACAGCGAGATCACGCTCTTGCACGTCGTCGACGAGAAGAGCCAGGCCGAAGGCGAAGCCTTCCTGACGGAGTGGGCGACGGAACATGGCCTCGAGGACGCGACGATACGAGTCGATACGTCGGGCAACGTCGAAGACGCCATCGCGACGGCGGCGCGCGACCACTCGTTGATCATCCTCGGCGCGACCGGACGCGGCCTCCTCTCGCGGCTCATCCGGGGATCGTTGGCCTACAGCGTGGTCAACGAGGTCGAAAGCTCCGTCTTACTCGCCGAGCGACCGACGGAACGGTCGTTCTGGGATCGTCTCATCGGCAGTCGATCGGACGACGACTGA
- a CDS encoding long-chain-fatty-acid--CoA ligase, with protein MSAHPTIGDTLEQTVDRHPNREAIVYPRKDQRWTYEEFDERVNRLANSFRELGVEKGDRVATVLQNGSEMALTVYACAKLGAVFTPLNFRLPPGEIEYIVNDAAADVVMFESSTQEAIEGAKQALETVDSYVFIDEDAPEYASSFYDLLESGSPERPEATVEEDDVYAFIYTSGTTGRPKGVVHEHRSMVEHNLLCIAEMNLTRDDVGLSIMPLYHCAELHCNLFPRVHRGATSVIHHEFDPVAALEAVDEYDVSLLFAAPTAWNALSLTAADSPVDSSSLRLGLYGAAPMPEQVLENCREHLCDDYVQAYGMTEIGPAGVFQPPEDQRPKQGSAGLPGLNHQVRIVEPDADPDQTLEDGEIGEILIASPCVMREYWNRPEATEHSLREAEGTTWYYTGDLGYRDEDGYLFVVDRKDDMIVSGGENIYPAEVEDVLFAHDAVEEAAVLGEPDEEWGELVVAYVVADGVTAEELDTAVLESDDLADFKRPRAYYFVDELPKNPSGKVQKFRLREDDDAGEPDAEITTT; from the coding sequence ATGTCTGCACACCCCACGATTGGCGACACGCTCGAGCAGACGGTAGATCGACACCCCAACCGGGAAGCGATCGTCTACCCTCGAAAGGACCAACGGTGGACCTACGAGGAGTTCGACGAGCGCGTGAATCGACTCGCGAACTCGTTTCGCGAGTTGGGCGTCGAGAAGGGCGACCGCGTCGCGACGGTGCTTCAAAACGGCTCGGAGATGGCGCTCACCGTCTACGCCTGTGCGAAACTCGGAGCCGTCTTTACGCCGCTGAACTTCCGATTGCCGCCGGGTGAGATCGAGTACATCGTCAACGACGCGGCGGCCGACGTCGTGATGTTCGAATCGTCGACACAGGAAGCCATCGAAGGGGCGAAGCAGGCCCTCGAGACCGTCGACTCGTACGTGTTCATCGACGAGGACGCGCCCGAGTACGCGAGCAGTTTTTACGACCTCCTCGAGTCCGGGTCGCCCGAGCGACCCGAGGCCACCGTCGAAGAAGACGACGTGTACGCGTTCATCTACACGTCGGGAACGACTGGTCGGCCGAAAGGAGTGGTCCACGAACATCGGAGCATGGTCGAGCACAACCTGTTGTGTATCGCGGAGATGAACCTCACCCGCGACGACGTCGGATTGTCGATCATGCCGCTCTATCACTGCGCCGAGTTACACTGTAACCTGTTCCCGCGGGTTCACCGGGGCGCGACGAGCGTCATCCACCACGAGTTCGACCCCGTCGCCGCGCTCGAGGCCGTCGACGAGTACGACGTCTCGCTCCTGTTCGCCGCACCGACGGCGTGGAACGCACTGTCGCTCACCGCCGCGGACTCACCCGTCGACAGTTCCTCGCTTCGACTCGGGCTCTACGGCGCAGCGCCGATGCCAGAACAGGTCCTCGAGAACTGCCGAGAGCACCTCTGTGATGACTACGTGCAGGCCTACGGCATGACCGAAATTGGGCCTGCAGGCGTCTTTCAGCCACCCGAGGATCAACGCCCGAAGCAGGGCTCCGCCGGGTTACCCGGCCTCAACCATCAGGTGCGTATTGTCGAACCCGATGCGGACCCGGATCAGACGCTCGAGGATGGAGAAATCGGTGAGATCCTCATCGCCAGCCCTTGCGTGATGCGCGAGTACTGGAACCGCCCCGAGGCGACCGAGCACTCGCTTCGGGAGGCTGAGGGAACGACGTGGTATTACACCGGCGACCTGGGCTACCGAGACGAAGACGGCTACCTCTTCGTCGTCGACCGAAAGGACGACATGATCGTCTCCGGCGGCGAGAACATCTACCCCGCGGAGGTCGAAGACGTCCTGTTCGCCCACGACGCCGTCGAAGAAGCCGCCGTCCTCGGCGAACCCGACGAGGAATGGGGCGAACTGGTCGTCGCCTACGTCGTCGCCGACGGCGTCACCGCCGAGGAACTTGATACCGCAGTGCTCGAGAGCGACGACTTGGCCGACTTCAAGCGTCCGCGCGCGTACTACTTCGTCGACGAACTTCCGAAGAACCCCAGCGGAAAGGTCCAGAAGTTCAGGCTTCGCGAGGACGACGACGCCGGCGAACCGGACGCAGAGATCACGACCACCTGA
- a CDS encoding Lrp/AsnC family transcriptional regulator encodes MSIRLDEVNKRIIHALMGDARNTSAPMIADEVGVSPATIRNRISQLEDAGIIRGYHANVDFDTADEMLSTLYVASASIEERVHLAQQARTITGVVNVREFVAGRKNLHVLAVGDDVEALNDVARELASLGIDIEDEKVLRTEQFQAYHPFGPVETPQQFSDYISLAGGNEVVELTVDDDAPIADMTLEEAGRDGLLEDGVLVVSIERDDEVLTPRGESDVRPGDILTVLSRGGFSESTFDTFESRTEVN; translated from the coding sequence ATGAGTATTCGCCTCGACGAGGTCAACAAACGGATTATCCACGCGTTGATGGGTGATGCCAGAAACACGTCTGCTCCCATGATCGCCGATGAGGTCGGCGTCTCACCGGCGACGATCCGAAACCGAATCTCCCAACTCGAGGACGCCGGGATCATCCGCGGCTACCACGCGAACGTCGATTTCGACACCGCAGATGAGATGTTGTCGACGCTCTACGTCGCGAGTGCATCTATCGAAGAACGGGTCCATCTCGCTCAACAGGCACGAACGATCACCGGCGTCGTCAACGTTCGCGAGTTCGTCGCTGGGCGAAAGAATCTCCACGTTCTCGCCGTCGGTGACGACGTCGAAGCGCTCAACGACGTCGCTCGAGAACTCGCGTCGCTCGGCATCGATATCGAGGACGAGAAGGTGCTCCGAACGGAGCAGTTTCAGGCGTACCATCCCTTCGGCCCCGTCGAAACTCCCCAGCAATTTTCGGATTACATCAGCCTCGCCGGTGGGAACGAAGTCGTCGAACTCACCGTCGACGACGATGCACCGATCGCCGATATGACCCTCGAGGAAGCCGGACGAGACGGGTTGCTCGAGGACGGCGTCCTCGTCGTCTCTATCGAACGAGATGACGAAGTCTTGACCCCACGCGGTGAAAGCGACGTTCGACCCGGCGACATTCTGACGGTGCTTTCTCGCGGCGGATTTTCAGAATCGACGTTCGACACTTTCGAATCCAGAACTGAGGTGAACTAA
- a CDS encoding fibrillarin-like rRNA/tRNA 2'-O-methyltransferase — MSDALPAGVERRKIDGTERLATRGEPVYGEPTDGEWRAWNPNRSKLGAMLELEMDTSLAGEETVLYLGAASGTTVSHVADFSGPTYAVEFAPRPARDLLEAADSRPRLFPLLADARKPETYAHVVESDVDVLIQDVATRGQARVACENARFLADDGRLLLAVKARSEDVTREPSDVFADVREELESGYDVLETRRLDDYHTDHLGVVARPR; from the coding sequence ATGAGTGACGCGCTTCCGGCTGGCGTCGAGCGACGCAAAATCGACGGGACGGAACGCCTCGCAACCCGCGGGGAGCCCGTCTACGGTGAACCGACGGACGGCGAGTGGCGAGCCTGGAACCCGAACCGATCGAAACTGGGGGCGATGCTCGAGTTGGAGATGGACACCTCCCTCGCGGGTGAAGAAACCGTCCTCTATCTCGGCGCAGCGAGCGGAACGACGGTCAGCCACGTCGCCGACTTTTCCGGGCCGACGTACGCCGTCGAGTTCGCGCCTCGTCCGGCCAGAGACTTGCTCGAGGCGGCGGACTCTCGTCCGCGGCTCTTCCCGTTGCTCGCGGACGCCAGAAAACCGGAGACCTACGCGCACGTCGTCGAGTCCGACGTCGACGTGCTCATTCAGGACGTCGCGACCCGCGGACAGGCCCGCGTCGCCTGCGAGAACGCCCGATTCCTCGCGGACGACGGCCGATTGCTCCTCGCCGTGAAGGCCCGAAGCGAGGACGTCACGCGAGAGCCAAGCGACGTGTTCGCGGACGTTCGCGAGGAACTCGAGTCTGGATACGACGTACTCGAGACGCGCAGACTCGACGACTATCACACGGACCACCTCGGAGTCGTCGCTCGGCCGCGATAG
- a CDS encoding NOP5/NOP56 family protein, with protein MTDTFAADDGWFANVDAEDTAAAATAIREGRTDEPRDWPTLALEAGSVDDEDGYYDALHEASTAATRAAVTEREAADDRQLVHAVRAMDDCARTANELAERLAEWAGTVDPDAGTGIDYARELVARDQTSEHPPQPLVSLAERVVGLADEAEALREYVERQMPTVAPNLAALAGPVLGARLISLAGGLEDLAKKPSGTVQVLGAEDALFAHLRGHAPSPKHGIIYTHDAVGQTHPDERGSAARALAGKLAIAARVDHYSGEKKPDLEAELAERIETIQARTDDVGGGSDDEPEGDDE; from the coding sequence ATGACCGATACGTTCGCCGCGGACGATGGATGGTTCGCGAACGTCGACGCGGAGGACACGGCGGCCGCCGCGACGGCGATTCGCGAGGGGCGCACCGACGAGCCTCGAGACTGGCCGACGCTCGCGCTCGAGGCCGGATCCGTCGACGACGAGGACGGGTACTACGACGCGCTCCACGAGGCGTCCACGGCGGCGACTCGAGCGGCCGTGACCGAACGCGAAGCGGCGGACGACCGCCAGTTAGTCCACGCCGTGCGTGCGATGGACGACTGTGCGCGGACGGCGAACGAACTCGCCGAACGCCTGGCCGAGTGGGCCGGGACGGTCGACCCCGACGCCGGGACGGGGATCGATTACGCCCGCGAGCTGGTTGCTCGAGACCAGACGAGCGAGCACCCACCGCAGCCACTCGTCTCGCTCGCCGAGCGCGTCGTGGGACTGGCCGACGAAGCCGAGGCGTTACGAGAGTACGTCGAGCGACAAATGCCGACAGTCGCGCCGAACCTCGCGGCGCTCGCCGGCCCCGTCCTCGGTGCGCGACTGATCTCGCTGGCCGGAGGACTCGAGGATCTCGCGAAGAAGCCGAGCGGAACGGTGCAGGTGCTCGGGGCCGAAGACGCGCTGTTCGCTCACCTCCGAGGGCACGCGCCCTCGCCAAAACACGGGATCATCTACACCCACGACGCGGTGGGACAGACCCATCCCGACGAGCGGGGCTCGGCGGCGAGAGCCCTCGCCGGGAAACTCGCCATCGCCGCCCGCGTCGACCACTACTCCGGCGAGAAAAAGCCCGACCTCGAGGCCGAACTCGCGGAGCGAATCGAGACGATTCAAGCCCGAACCGACGACGTTGGTGGGGGAAGTGACGACGAACCGGAGGGAGACGATGAGTGA
- a CDS encoding amino acid permease produces the protein MADSDQELARDLGFLEAYTLGLGTMIGAGIFVLPGIVAESAGPASMISFIIGGVVALLAALSLSELATGMPKAGGSYYYVNHALGSFFGTIVGWGMWAGLMFATAFYMLGFGQYLLDQPSDAFAVILAGLVMASLLVAINYRGVKETGSLQNVIVILLLGLIVVFILVGLLAIDTDLLTPFVPEGEGYPVVAATAGTVFVTFIGFEVIATSAEEIKNPGRNLPLSMIAAVVTPTILYVLVMLVSTGTLPIPDLAESDVPVADVAATATDMFGALAIGEYTLEFATVGSVVMITGAILATISSANASILSAARVNFAMGRDKILTNWLNKIHDEYRTPYRAILATGAVILTLIASPLPIDTLADVASFMFLITYALVHTAVVVLRRAEPDEYEPDFRIPSLLYPIVPALGFITCIAVMLQMEPVVQLIGLGIVGVGIAWYHFYAKEQAVSTTLIGEAVAPQETEADAIDDGYRVVVPVSNPNTQQPLLNYAAASAASQEAQAELIAVNVIEVPPQTSPAQIEFEETRVERQQQLLESVRDVAEALDVAVRTRAIVARSAEDTLLSVIDEEDADHVLLGWGGERRRRDVLFGSTIDPLLERAPCDVTLVKDPTDSPGRIVSLAGSGPHASTSARRAGELHRVFADSSLTLLNVQTELDDATGDDVVEEGNAPIDPVAVGRETIDSVAADAGLDSAEYDSRVVVDDDVTGALVDAAGEYDTIVIGATGTSTVAQALYGSIPQRIVEESDGAVIMSRGEQRAPRTFRQALVQRLER, from the coding sequence ATGGCTGACTCCGATCAGGAACTCGCGCGCGACCTCGGTTTTCTCGAGGCGTACACCCTTGGACTTGGGACGATGATCGGTGCGGGAATCTTCGTGTTGCCTGGTATCGTCGCCGAGAGCGCGGGCCCGGCGAGCATGATATCGTTTATCATCGGCGGTGTCGTCGCCTTGCTGGCTGCCCTCTCGTTATCCGAACTGGCAACTGGGATGCCGAAAGCCGGCGGGAGCTACTACTACGTGAACCACGCGCTCGGCAGTTTCTTCGGCACCATCGTCGGGTGGGGGATGTGGGCCGGATTGATGTTCGCGACCGCCTTCTATATGCTCGGTTTCGGCCAGTACTTGCTCGATCAACCCTCCGACGCGTTCGCCGTGATTCTGGCCGGACTCGTCATGGCGTCGCTCCTCGTGGCGATCAACTACCGCGGCGTCAAAGAGACGGGGTCGTTACAGAACGTCATCGTTATTCTGTTACTGGGGCTGATCGTCGTCTTCATCCTCGTCGGCTTGCTCGCGATCGATACGGACCTGCTCACGCCGTTCGTTCCGGAGGGTGAGGGGTATCCCGTCGTTGCAGCAACCGCAGGAACGGTGTTCGTCACCTTCATCGGCTTCGAAGTGATCGCGACCAGCGCCGAAGAGATTAAAAATCCCGGCCGCAACCTGCCGCTGTCGATGATCGCGGCCGTCGTCACGCCGACGATTCTCTACGTCCTCGTGATGCTCGTCAGCACGGGCACGCTTCCGATCCCCGACCTTGCAGAGTCGGACGTCCCTGTTGCCGACGTCGCTGCAACAGCCACCGACATGTTCGGGGCACTCGCTATCGGCGAGTACACGCTCGAGTTCGCGACCGTCGGCTCGGTGGTGATGATCACCGGTGCAATTCTGGCGACCATCTCCTCGGCGAACGCGTCGATTCTCTCGGCTGCCCGCGTCAACTTCGCGATGGGGCGAGACAAGATCCTCACGAACTGGCTCAACAAGATCCACGACGAGTACCGAACGCCGTATCGAGCAATTCTCGCGACGGGTGCCGTTATCCTCACACTGATCGCCAGTCCGCTTCCGATCGATACGCTCGCGGACGTTGCGAGTTTCATGTTCCTCATCACGTACGCGCTCGTCCACACCGCAGTCGTCGTTTTGCGACGGGCTGAGCCCGACGAGTACGAGCCGGACTTTCGGATCCCGTCGCTCCTCTACCCGATCGTACCAGCGCTTGGATTCATCACGTGCATTGCAGTGATGCTCCAGATGGAACCGGTCGTGCAACTGATCGGCCTCGGAATCGTCGGGGTCGGCATCGCCTGGTATCACTTCTACGCGAAAGAGCAGGCCGTCTCGACGACGCTCATCGGCGAAGCGGTCGCCCCCCAGGAGACGGAGGCGGACGCGATCGACGACGGCTACCGCGTCGTCGTCCCCGTCTCGAACCCGAACACGCAACAGCCGCTGTTGAACTATGCGGCGGCGAGCGCCGCGAGTCAAGAGGCCCAAGCCGAACTCATCGCCGTCAACGTCATCGAGGTCCCACCGCAGACCTCGCCAGCCCAGATCGAATTCGAGGAAACGCGCGTCGAACGCCAGCAACAACTCCTCGAGAGCGTCCGGGACGTCGCCGAGGCCTTAGACGTCGCCGTCCGAACGCGCGCGATCGTCGCCCGGAGCGCCGAAGACACGCTCCTCTCGGTCATCGACGAGGAGGACGCCGACCACGTCCTGCTCGGCTGGGGTGGCGAGCGCCGACGCCGGGACGTTCTCTTCGGGTCGACGATCGACCCACTCCTCGAGCGTGCGCCGTGTGACGTGACGTTAGTCAAGGACCCGACCGACTCGCCGGGGCGAATCGTTTCGCTCGCCGGCAGCGGTCCCCACGCCTCGACGTCCGCGCGCCGAGCGGGCGAACTTCACCGCGTGTTCGCCGACAGTTCGCTCACGCTGTTGAACGTCCAAACGGAACTGGACGACGCCACTGGAGACGACGTTGTCGAGGAAGGGAACGCTCCCATCGATCCGGTTGCCGTCGGCCGGGAAACTATCGATTCAGTCGCGGCTGACGCCGGTCTCGACTCGGCAGAGTACGACTCTCGAGTTGTCGTCGACGACGACGTGACCGGGGCACTCGTCGACGCCGCCGGCGAGTACGACACTATCGTGATCGGTGCAACGGGAACCAGCACCGTCGCGCAGGCGTTGTACGGTTCGATTCCACAACGCATCGTCGAAGAAAGCGACGGAGCAGTGATTATGTCCCGCGGCGAGCAGCGAGCGCCGCGAACGTTCCGTCAGGCGCTCGTCCAGCGCCTGGAACGCTAA
- the trkA gene encoding Trk system potassium transporter TrkA, producing MYVLVVGAGEVGKMIASNLEDSHDVAMVDRDPDIVDDLTYTYDVLAVEGDGTDLEVLHEAGLEKADLVVACTDNDETNIVVCGTVKTDSDAFTIARVRNRTLLDTWQGSQGGFGVNFMVCTDLLVAQTIFRISGFPQAQDVEMFAGGLIRMAEFEIDAQSPLVDQRVSEADEYDSMTFAGVFRGEEMIVARGETVFCAGDRIVVIGSPESVKEFALDAVSDTTSPTEDVVIVGGSEIGFQAAREFEAHGFEPRLIEREHDRAREIAEALPKTFVMENDATDREFLAREHIDEADIVVAALDSDEKNLLVSLLAQRVGVDRTVAIIENTQYTDLFETVGIDVAINPREETAEEIIRFTRTNQTEKIAMLEHDRAEVIEVELGEDSALTGRPIAESMDDLPNCVVIGAISRGGDLITPRGTTEPQPGDHVVLFVDATVLDEVSAVL from the coding sequence ATGTACGTCCTCGTCGTCGGCGCGGGGGAGGTCGGGAAGATGATCGCCTCTAATCTCGAGGACTCACACGACGTCGCGATGGTCGATCGAGATCCCGACATCGTCGACGACCTCACCTACACCTACGACGTGCTCGCCGTCGAGGGCGACGGCACGGACCTCGAGGTGCTTCACGAGGCGGGTCTCGAGAAGGCGGATCTCGTCGTCGCGTGTACCGACAACGACGAGACGAACATCGTCGTCTGTGGGACGGTCAAAACCGACAGCGACGCGTTCACGATCGCTCGAGTCCGGAACCGAACGTTACTCGACACCTGGCAGGGGTCACAGGGTGGATTCGGCGTCAACTTCATGGTCTGTACCGACTTGCTGGTCGCACAGACGATCTTTCGAATTTCGGGGTTCCCGCAGGCCCAGGACGTCGAGATGTTCGCCGGGGGACTCATCCGGATGGCCGAGTTCGAAATCGACGCGCAGAGCCCCCTCGTCGACCAACGCGTCAGCGAGGCCGACGAGTACGACTCGATGACGTTCGCCGGCGTCTTCAGGGGCGAAGAGATGATCGTCGCCCGCGGGGAGACCGTTTTCTGTGCGGGTGATCGAATCGTCGTCATCGGGAGCCCCGAGTCCGTCAAGGAGTTCGCGCTGGACGCCGTCTCCGATACGACCTCGCCGACGGAGGACGTCGTCATCGTCGGCGGCAGCGAAATCGGGTTTCAGGCCGCCCGCGAGTTCGAGGCCCACGGGTTCGAGCCGCGATTGATCGAACGAGAACACGACCGCGCCCGCGAAATTGCAGAGGCGCTCCCGAAGACGTTCGTCATGGAAAACGACGCGACGGACCGGGAGTTCCTGGCCCGCGAACACATCGACGAAGCCGATATCGTCGTCGCCGCACTCGACAGCGACGAGAAGAATCTGCTCGTCTCCTTGCTGGCCCAGCGCGTCGGCGTCGACCGAACGGTCGCGATCATCGAGAACACGCAGTACACCGACCTCTTCGAGACCGTCGGGATCGACGTCGCGATCAACCCTCGTGAGGAGACCGCCGAGGAGATCATCCGCTTTACGCGCACGAATCAAACCGAGAAGATCGCCATGCTCGAGCACGACCGCGCCGAGGTCATCGAGGTCGAACTCGGCGAGGACAGTGCCTTGACTGGACGACCGATCGCGGAATCGATGGACGACCTGCCCAATTGCGTCGTCATTGGCGCGATTTCTCGCGGTGGCGACCTCATCACCCCCCGCGGAACCACAGAGCCCCAACCCGGCGACCACGTCGTGCTCTTCGTCGACGCGACGGTGCTCGATGAAGTGTCTGCAGTGTTGTAG